One Stigmatopora argus isolate UIUO_Sarg chromosome 20, RoL_Sarg_1.0, whole genome shotgun sequence genomic region harbors:
- the LOC144065529 gene encoding uncharacterized protein LOC144065529 isoform X1, translating into MSGRTTPVAAKFQKELYDVKEDLSCHQHSIVCKMMQAKVVLHKLEGFRENLSPDGQEFVCLKELPQIKEEEPGFPQQQMREEQLPIQKEEDDVTWSPGEALTRQDDLGEASGGAEPANTSSWPQIKEEEPEFSQQCKREKQPSIKNEECVKWSTGEPFKSEDDLGVANRRAALLSGSSTEGWRAENLIAPLSDGNDLLFDDDDVEDIKKNPSGDKLCKCFQCGKTFGEKSFLKTHMRSHTGEKPLSCTVCGKTFTHKGTFKMHRRTHTGEKPFSCLVCGQTFAQKDKLKIHTRTHTGEKPFSCSVCGQGFADKGNLKAHTRTHTGEKPFSCSVCGQKFTRKGILISHARTHTGEKPFSCLVCGQTFTHKESLKTHTRTHTGEKPFSCLVCGQTFARKDKLKIHTRTHTGEKPFSCSVCGQGFADKGNLKAHTRTHTGEKPFSCSVCGQRFTRNGRLISHVRTHTGEKPFSCSVCGKVFSQKYDLQIHTRTHTGEKPFLCSVCGRRFTHKGSLKTHTKTHTGEKPFSCSVCGQGFTDKGNLKAHTRTHTGEKPFSCSVCGQKFTRKGILISHARTHTGEKPFSCLVCGQTFTHKESLKTHTRTHTGEKPFSCSVCGQGFTNKGNLKAHIRTHTGEKPFSCSVCSQTFTQKGSLISHARTHTGEKPFSCSDCGQTFTQKGLLNRHARTHTGEKTFSCSVCGQKFTRKGNLISHARTHR; encoded by the coding sequence gCTTCAGGGAAAATCTTAGTCCTGATGGGCAAGAGTTTGTTTGCCTtaaagagctcccccaaatcaaagaggaggagccagggttccctcaacaacaaatgagagaagagcaacttccaatccaaaaggaggaagatgatgtcacctggtcacctggtgaggCCTTGACGAGGCAAGATGATCTGGGTGaggccagtggaggggcggagcctgcaaacacctcatcatggccccaaattaaagaggaggagccagagttctctcaacagtgcaaaagagaaaagcaaccttcaatcaaaaacgaggaatgtgtcaaatggtcaactggtgagcctttcaagagtgaggatgatctgggcgtggccaacagaagGGCAGCGCTTCTGAGCGgtagctcaacagaaggatggcgagcagaaaatttaattgctcctttgtcagatggcaacgacttgctttttgacgatgatgatgttgaagatattaagaaaaatccaagtggcgacaaactctgcaaatgctttcagtgtgggaaaacttttggggaaaagtcttttttgaaaacacatatgaggagccacactggggagaaaccgttatcatgtacagtttgtggtaaaacatttacacacaagggaacatttaaaatgcacagaagaacacacactggtgaaaaaccattttcgtgtttagtttgtggtcagacatttgcACAGAAggataaattaaaaatacacacaagaacccacactggtgaaaaaccattttcatgctcagtttgtggtcaaggattcgcagacaagggaaacttaaaagcccacacaagaacccacacaggtgaaaaaccattttcgtgttcagtttgtggtcaaaaattcacacggaagggaatcttaattagtcatgcaagaacacacacaggtgaaaaaccattttcgtgtttagtttgtggtcaaacatttacacacaaggaaagcttaaaaacccacacaagaacacacactggtgaaaaaccattttcgtgtttagtttgtggtcagacatttgcACGGAAggataaattaaaaatacacacaagaacccacactggtgaaaaaccattttcatgctcagtttgtggtcaaggattcgcagacaagggaaacttaaaagcccacacaagaacccacacaggtgaaaaaccattttcgtgttcagtttgtggtcaaagattcacacggaatggAAGATTAATTAGTCatgtaagaacacacacaggtgaaaagccattttcgtgttcagtttgcggtaaagtcTTTTCTCAAAAGTAcgatttacaaatacacacaagaacccacactggtgaaaaaccatttttgtgttcagtttgtggtcgaagattcacacacaagggaagcttaaaaacccacacaaaaacccacactggtgaaaaaccattttcatgctcagtttgtggtcaaggattcacagacaagggaaacttaaaagcccacacaagaacccacacaggtgaaaaaccattttcgtgttcagtttgtggtcaaaaattcacacggaagggaatcttaattagtcatgcaagaacacacacaggtgaaaaaccattttcgtgtttagtttgtggtcaaacatttacacacaaggaaagcttaaaaacccacacaagaacccacactggtgaaaaaccattttcatgctcagtttgtggtcaaggattcacaaacaagggaaacttaaaagcccacataagaacccacacaggtgaaaaaccattttcgtgttcagtttgtagtcaaacattcacacagaaaggaagcttaattagtcatgcaagaacccacactggtgaaaaaccattttcatgctcagattgtggacaaacattcacacagaagggacttTTAAATcgtcacgcaagaacccacactggcgaaaaaacattttcctgctcagtttgtggtcaaaaattcacacggaagggaaacttaattagtcatgcaagaacacacaggtga
- the LOC144065529 gene encoding uncharacterized protein LOC144065529 isoform X2 encodes MREEQLPIQKEEDDVTWSPGEALTRQDDLGEASGGAEPANTSSWPQIKEEEPEFSQQCKREKQPSIKNEECVKWSTGEPFKSEDDLGVANRRAALLSGSSTEGWRAENLIAPLSDGNDLLFDDDDVEDIKKNPSGDKLCKCFQCGKTFGEKSFLKTHMRSHTGEKPLSCTVCGKTFTHKGTFKMHRRTHTGEKPFSCLVCGQTFAQKDKLKIHTRTHTGEKPFSCSVCGQGFADKGNLKAHTRTHTGEKPFSCSVCGQKFTRKGILISHARTHTGEKPFSCLVCGQTFTHKESLKTHTRTHTGEKPFSCLVCGQTFARKDKLKIHTRTHTGEKPFSCSVCGQGFADKGNLKAHTRTHTGEKPFSCSVCGQRFTRNGRLISHVRTHTGEKPFSCSVCGKVFSQKYDLQIHTRTHTGEKPFLCSVCGRRFTHKGSLKTHTKTHTGEKPFSCSVCGQGFTDKGNLKAHTRTHTGEKPFSCSVCGQKFTRKGILISHARTHTGEKPFSCLVCGQTFTHKESLKTHTRTHTGEKPFSCSVCGQGFTNKGNLKAHIRTHTGEKPFSCSVCSQTFTQKGSLISHARTHTGEKPFSCSDCGQTFTQKGLLNRHARTHTGEKTFSCSVCGQKFTRKGNLISHARTHR; translated from the coding sequence atgagagaagagcaacttccaatccaaaaggaggaagatgatgtcacctggtcacctggtgaggCCTTGACGAGGCAAGATGATCTGGGTGaggccagtggaggggcggagcctgcaaacacctcatcatggccccaaattaaagaggaggagccagagttctctcaacagtgcaaaagagaaaagcaaccttcaatcaaaaacgaggaatgtgtcaaatggtcaactggtgagcctttcaagagtgaggatgatctgggcgtggccaacagaagGGCAGCGCTTCTGAGCGgtagctcaacagaaggatggcgagcagaaaatttaattgctcctttgtcagatggcaacgacttgctttttgacgatgatgatgttgaagatattaagaaaaatccaagtggcgacaaactctgcaaatgctttcagtgtgggaaaacttttggggaaaagtcttttttgaaaacacatatgaggagccacactggggagaaaccgttatcatgtacagtttgtggtaaaacatttacacacaagggaacatttaaaatgcacagaagaacacacactggtgaaaaaccattttcgtgtttagtttgtggtcagacatttgcACAGAAggataaattaaaaatacacacaagaacccacactggtgaaaaaccattttcatgctcagtttgtggtcaaggattcgcagacaagggaaacttaaaagcccacacaagaacccacacaggtgaaaaaccattttcgtgttcagtttgtggtcaaaaattcacacggaagggaatcttaattagtcatgcaagaacacacacaggtgaaaaaccattttcgtgtttagtttgtggtcaaacatttacacacaaggaaagcttaaaaacccacacaagaacacacactggtgaaaaaccattttcgtgtttagtttgtggtcagacatttgcACGGAAggataaattaaaaatacacacaagaacccacactggtgaaaaaccattttcatgctcagtttgtggtcaaggattcgcagacaagggaaacttaaaagcccacacaagaacccacacaggtgaaaaaccattttcgtgttcagtttgtggtcaaagattcacacggaatggAAGATTAATTAGTCatgtaagaacacacacaggtgaaaagccattttcgtgttcagtttgcggtaaagtcTTTTCTCAAAAGTAcgatttacaaatacacacaagaacccacactggtgaaaaaccatttttgtgttcagtttgtggtcgaagattcacacacaagggaagcttaaaaacccacacaaaaacccacactggtgaaaaaccattttcatgctcagtttgtggtcaaggattcacagacaagggaaacttaaaagcccacacaagaacccacacaggtgaaaaaccattttcgtgttcagtttgtggtcaaaaattcacacggaagggaatcttaattagtcatgcaagaacacacacaggtgaaaaaccattttcgtgtttagtttgtggtcaaacatttacacacaaggaaagcttaaaaacccacacaagaacccacactggtgaaaaaccattttcatgctcagtttgtggtcaaggattcacaaacaagggaaacttaaaagcccacataagaacccacacaggtgaaaaaccattttcgtgttcagtttgtagtcaaacattcacacagaaaggaagcttaattagtcatgcaagaacccacactggtgaaaaaccattttcatgctcagattgtggacaaacattcacacagaagggacttTTAAATcgtcacgcaagaacccacactggcgaaaaaacattttcctgctcagtttgtggtcaaaaattcacacggaagggaaacttaattagtcatgcaagaacacacaggtga